A genomic window from Microbacterium sp. H1-D42 includes:
- a CDS encoding sugar ABC transporter permease: MTAVLQRPAAPSGRPGRRPELVSRGDSITRERKKLFLPFVGPALAFYTILFVAPTAYAIWISFTKWSGGDDMTFVGLQNYVRLFNDSLFMKSFGNTLILLFVVGAAIFIIAFALTLVLRDMWGKKVARSVIFFPHLVNSMIFGVLAGFILNPGGIVNVTLGWLGVTDPPPWLAQQNIFPLVMVMMTWVTTGYYTTILMAGVDRIPQYYYEDCALAGANAYQRLRHVILPLTWDVFGTCAVLWTISSVKIFEIIWVFGGAGGAGMPPTDAWTTAVFTYVTAFSGQSIPAYGAATASAVLSLLLVSVLVFLLRRVMKREAVEF; the protein is encoded by the coding sequence GTGACTGCGGTTCTGCAGCGCCCGGCCGCCCCTTCGGGGCGGCCGGGCCGCCGGCCCGAGCTCGTCTCGCGGGGGGATTCGATCACCCGCGAGCGGAAGAAGCTGTTCCTGCCGTTCGTCGGACCTGCGCTGGCGTTCTACACGATCCTGTTCGTCGCACCGACGGCGTACGCAATCTGGATCAGCTTCACCAAGTGGTCCGGTGGCGACGACATGACGTTCGTCGGGCTGCAGAACTACGTCCGGCTGTTCAATGACAGCCTGTTCATGAAGTCCTTCGGGAACACGCTCATCCTGCTGTTCGTCGTCGGGGCTGCGATCTTCATCATCGCCTTCGCCCTGACGCTCGTGCTGCGCGACATGTGGGGCAAGAAGGTCGCCCGCTCGGTGATCTTCTTCCCGCACCTGGTCAACTCGATGATCTTCGGCGTGCTCGCCGGATTCATCCTCAATCCCGGCGGAATCGTCAACGTGACGCTGGGATGGCTCGGCGTGACCGATCCGCCGCCATGGCTGGCGCAGCAGAACATCTTCCCGCTGGTCATGGTCATGATGACCTGGGTGACCACGGGCTACTACACCACCATCCTCATGGCGGGCGTGGATCGCATCCCGCAGTACTACTACGAGGACTGCGCGCTCGCCGGCGCGAACGCGTACCAGCGGCTGCGCCACGTCATTCTTCCTCTGACCTGGGATGTCTTCGGGACGTGCGCGGTGCTGTGGACCATCTCGTCCGTGAAGATCTTCGAGATCATCTGGGTCTTCGGCGGAGCCGGAGGAGCGGGCATGCCCCCGACCGACGCGTGGACGACGGCTGTGTTCACCTACGTGACCGCCTTCTCCGGTCAGTCGATACCCGCCTACGGGGCCGCCACCGCCTCGGCCGTGCTGTCGCTTCTTCTCGTGTCCGTCCTGGTCTTCCTGCTTCGTCGTGTGATGAAGCGGGAAGCCGTCGAGTTCTGA
- a CDS encoding carbohydrate ABC transporter permease has translation MTTELLVAGRPRRRRAAIGQERSVLRTVGLILLWAFVVLNVAWMVWMVIQAFRDTRSILADPWGLPTSLDPVNFVTAWTAGDFATATLNSTATTLISSALTVVIAAPAAYYLGRVENRFTQSLTMYFVLGLGIPAQVILIPLFVMLDRIYLTDSLIGLNLVYIGVSMPFTVFLLTAFFRSLPTEIEEAAALDGASAAGTFWRITLPLAKGGILTAFVLQLIAHWNETLLALTLLQSTETYTLPVALIAFIQQQTYSGADWGGLFAGLCIVVLPMLAIYLWLGRRLTEGLTLGMGK, from the coding sequence ATGACCACTGAACTTCTCGTAGCCGGCAGGCCCCGCCGCCGACGCGCCGCCATCGGTCAGGAACGCAGCGTCCTTCGCACCGTCGGACTGATCCTGCTGTGGGCGTTCGTCGTGCTCAATGTCGCGTGGATGGTGTGGATGGTCATCCAGGCCTTCCGCGACACCCGCTCGATTCTGGCCGACCCGTGGGGGCTGCCCACCTCGCTGGATCCCGTCAACTTCGTCACCGCGTGGACAGCGGGTGACTTCGCGACCGCGACCCTGAACAGCACCGCGACCACGCTCATCTCCTCCGCTTTGACAGTGGTGATCGCAGCGCCGGCCGCCTACTACCTCGGGCGGGTCGAGAACCGGTTCACACAGTCGCTCACGATGTACTTCGTGCTCGGCCTCGGCATCCCGGCGCAGGTGATCCTCATCCCGCTGTTCGTGATGCTCGACCGCATCTATCTGACCGACAGTCTGATCGGGCTGAACCTCGTCTACATCGGCGTCTCGATGCCGTTCACGGTCTTCCTGCTGACGGCGTTCTTCCGGTCTCTGCCCACCGAGATCGAGGAAGCAGCTGCGCTGGACGGCGCCTCGGCGGCGGGAACTTTCTGGCGGATCACCCTTCCGCTCGCGAAGGGCGGCATCCTCACCGCCTTCGTCCTGCAGCTGATCGCGCACTGGAACGAGACACTGCTCGCGCTGACCCTGCTGCAGTCGACTGAGACGTACACACTGCCGGTCGCGCTGATCGCCTTCATCCAACAGCAGACGTACTCGGGTGCGGACTGGGGCGGGCTCTTCGCCGGTCTGTGCATCGTGGTGCTGCCCATGCTCGCGATCTATCTCTGGCTTGGCCGCCGCCTCACCGAGGGGCTGACCCTGGGCATGGGGAAGTGA
- a CDS encoding alpha-L-fucosidase, giving the protein MVTEDVAPVHVSSGSHQRTLAWRRAALGAFVHWGPSAILGGEWRGEQIEGLSEWIRYRARIPADEYRALAAQFDPTSFDARDWVSRFVDAGARYLVFTAKHHDGFAMYRSRASDFNIVDATPFRRDVLMELAEACRDQGIGLGVYYSQMIDWDDLDATGPRANEWDRPTRERSFDRYWAGKAMPQLRELLTGYGDLASVWFDMAAGMTAENAREALSAVRELQPGAVMNSRLGPVEADFTSMNDNYVDNVPPRTPWELAITTNETWGYSTHPGRWKSTAQLCRTIAHVAARGGNTLLNIGPDGLGAFPETTREQLAGVGEWMRRAAPGIRGVRPSPLQSDLESADLTATDDALYVHSYASEARTLVIPGLLSSPEFVRDLATGASLPHGLRDSGVGTELAIDVPPTTGDLPATVEVAFSAPPEMAEGIQQAGQSPSVLLSTASAHRDDQGGLHWDVRIADAGEYDVVAVTRETSFSHDPQWWADRQRGVLHAGDAVIEFALSDDAREPDDVLVFWERVCSALGTFTVIEPGAQRISLQGLRVVDDKWDADGVNLAGIRLQRRAHPHPHA; this is encoded by the coding sequence ATGGTGACCGAAGACGTCGCGCCGGTCCATGTCTCCAGCGGATCGCATCAGCGGACGCTCGCGTGGCGCCGTGCCGCTCTTGGTGCATTCGTGCACTGGGGACCCTCTGCGATCCTCGGCGGCGAATGGCGAGGTGAGCAGATCGAGGGTCTCAGCGAGTGGATCCGGTACCGTGCGCGCATCCCCGCCGACGAGTATCGCGCCCTTGCGGCGCAGTTCGACCCGACGTCCTTCGACGCGCGCGATTGGGTGTCACGGTTCGTCGACGCCGGGGCACGCTACCTCGTGTTCACCGCGAAGCACCACGATGGATTCGCGATGTATCGTTCGCGGGCCAGCGACTTCAACATCGTCGACGCGACGCCGTTCCGGCGCGACGTGCTGATGGAGCTCGCGGAGGCGTGCCGCGATCAGGGCATCGGACTGGGCGTCTACTACTCCCAGATGATCGACTGGGACGACCTCGACGCCACCGGACCGCGGGCGAACGAATGGGACCGCCCCACCAGGGAGCGGTCGTTCGACCGCTACTGGGCCGGCAAAGCCATGCCGCAGCTGCGCGAACTGCTCACCGGATACGGCGACCTGGCATCCGTCTGGTTCGACATGGCCGCGGGAATGACCGCCGAGAATGCGCGGGAAGCCCTGTCAGCGGTGCGCGAGCTGCAGCCCGGCGCCGTGATGAACAGCCGCCTGGGCCCTGTCGAGGCGGACTTCACCTCGATGAACGACAACTACGTCGACAACGTCCCACCGCGCACGCCGTGGGAGCTGGCGATCACGACCAACGAGACCTGGGGATACTCCACGCATCCCGGCAGGTGGAAGTCGACCGCGCAGCTGTGCAGGACGATCGCGCACGTCGCGGCACGAGGGGGGAACACGCTGCTCAACATCGGCCCCGACGGGCTCGGCGCATTCCCGGAGACCACGCGTGAGCAGCTCGCCGGCGTCGGCGAGTGGATGCGCCGGGCGGCTCCCGGCATCCGAGGGGTGCGGCCCTCGCCGCTGCAGAGTGATCTCGAGTCCGCGGATCTGACCGCGACGGACGATGCGCTGTACGTGCACTCCTACGCCTCCGAGGCGAGAACTCTCGTGATCCCGGGGCTGCTGTCCTCGCCGGAATTCGTTCGTGACCTCGCGACCGGGGCGTCACTGCCCCACGGGCTGCGCGATTCAGGGGTCGGCACCGAGCTGGCGATCGACGTCCCGCCCACCACGGGTGATCTGCCCGCGACGGTCGAGGTCGCATTCAGTGCCCCGCCGGAGATGGCAGAGGGCATTCAGCAGGCTGGACAGAGCCCCTCGGTGCTGCTCAGCACGGCGAGCGCGCACCGCGATGATCAGGGCGGGCTCCACTGGGACGTGCGGATCGCCGACGCGGGAGAGTACGACGTCGTCGCCGTCACTCGGGAGACCTCGTTCAGCCATGACCCGCAGTGGTGGGCTGACCGGCAGCGGGGCGTGCTTCACGCGGGAGACGCCGTGATCGAGTTCGCGCTATCCGATGATGCCCGCGAACCCGATGACGTTCTCGTGTTCTGGGAGCGGGTCTGCAGTGCGCTGGGAACCTTCACCGTCATCGAACCGGGCGCTCAGCGGATCAGCCTTCAGGGGCTGCGCGTCGTCGACGACAAGTGGGACGCCGACGGGGTGAACCTCGCGGGCATCCGCCTGCAGCGACGCGCACATCCGCACCCCCATGCGTGA
- a CDS encoding chondroitinase family polysaccharide lyase — MEISRRAFLAVGALSSAAMCTWNPGGPATAHAASQLNTTADAVDVEARAAALSPPIFLLETKVPRQFTSTDPLQISAERAKVGTRSLRWEHAARGTLTIKEPLRFQPSEYSPGTDQALMGTVATFAVWIYNDVPTSAPLRIEFGRGANTDAWFDFGLDFSGWRTCWVRLGYDTEGEAHPGMNRVRFVAPDRPGTLYIDQVVLNTQMRPDHHTPDAQVPFVQPEVVDADNRHWLDLLRFRQELESTRLPAADGQQDVETVRGALLRRATVAADITSPGLQKATADVEALGVPFRDAGDVAGVGSFINGYQSAIWPASIRDDVLALASGVTLRAVGQRMRALASASAKARAADAPTAAAFDELYLRMFVHLEDQGFAAGSAQGTIHHIGYQYREMADSFLVARDVLIDHGLWDRAWANLSWFAGLGRITHDFRDPADFGGVVDIQNTLVGVMAICAVTADSDDQQARTLAAVTRWVEGSLTDSPGVEGGIKPDGTIFHHMGPYPDYGRDALGGLTPIVALLHGTAFGLAAPARRALRRALLTMRLYANTMQWPLSLAGRHPTGVTGMSIGPFQQLAAISFPGEDGDYDREIGAAYLRLLPPNASAAQRSLAADLREAGITAEPAPSGHRALGYAACGLHRRDEWLVTLRGHNRYLWSAEIYEGANMYGRYLTYGSVEVQSQRDDAGQITHAANGFVQPGWDWNRIPGATTRHLPWAELRADLTGTIEQMPLTKSAFGGAGSWKGTHGVFGMHLIEHPKFDPTHTAKISRFSFDDIVICLGSDIGNSDSSHETETTLYQVAVSPADADGSDGIADLAAGTGITDPHGNGFYVAGDQRLRRIRAVQSGPDQTDAQTAEAPYATAVLAHGTAPRDGGYEYALVVGVGAQGIAEFTTAMSGDRAPYAVMRKDSSAHVVSHRASGVTGAACFDSVDDLDEAVRSVDGPALLMWATVGPQLALSVTDPDLHLYTGEDADQYDADGVYVGDKTSFSRPWRRSPSAPSWRTIVLAGAWTCDAADVEVSSGSGTTTLRVQCRDAATRDLILNPA; from the coding sequence ATGGAGATCTCACGACGGGCGTTTCTGGCTGTCGGCGCGCTGAGCAGCGCCGCGATGTGCACTTGGAACCCGGGCGGACCGGCGACAGCGCACGCGGCATCGCAGTTGAACACGACCGCGGATGCGGTGGACGTCGAAGCACGTGCGGCAGCCCTCTCACCACCGATCTTTCTGCTGGAGACGAAGGTCCCCCGTCAGTTCACCAGCACTGATCCACTGCAGATCAGCGCGGAGCGGGCGAAGGTGGGAACGCGGAGTCTGCGTTGGGAGCACGCGGCGCGAGGCACCCTCACCATCAAGGAGCCTCTCCGCTTCCAGCCGAGCGAGTACTCTCCAGGGACCGACCAGGCCCTGATGGGCACGGTCGCGACCTTCGCGGTATGGATCTACAACGACGTGCCGACATCCGCCCCACTCCGTATCGAGTTCGGGCGCGGCGCGAACACGGATGCCTGGTTCGACTTCGGTCTGGACTTCAGCGGCTGGCGGACCTGCTGGGTGCGGCTGGGTTACGACACCGAGGGCGAAGCGCACCCTGGTATGAACCGCGTGCGCTTCGTGGCTCCGGATCGACCCGGCACGCTCTACATCGACCAGGTCGTGCTCAACACGCAGATGCGTCCCGATCACCACACCCCCGACGCCCAGGTGCCGTTCGTGCAACCCGAGGTCGTCGACGCCGACAACCGCCATTGGCTGGATCTGCTGCGCTTCCGGCAGGAGCTCGAGTCGACTCGACTCCCCGCCGCCGATGGTCAACAAGATGTCGAGACGGTGCGCGGCGCCCTCCTTCGCCGAGCCACCGTCGCCGCAGATATCACCAGCCCCGGACTCCAGAAGGCAACCGCGGACGTCGAGGCGCTCGGCGTCCCCTTCCGCGATGCCGGTGACGTCGCTGGCGTCGGATCGTTCATCAACGGCTACCAGTCCGCGATCTGGCCGGCATCGATCCGCGACGATGTGCTCGCGCTCGCATCCGGCGTCACGCTGCGCGCCGTCGGGCAGCGGATGCGCGCTCTCGCGTCCGCTTCGGCCAAGGCCCGCGCAGCCGACGCACCGACGGCCGCCGCGTTCGACGAGCTCTATCTGCGGATGTTCGTGCATCTCGAGGACCAGGGCTTCGCCGCCGGCAGCGCGCAGGGCACGATCCACCACATCGGCTATCAGTACCGGGAGATGGCGGACTCCTTCCTCGTCGCCCGAGACGTTCTCATCGACCACGGGCTGTGGGACCGCGCGTGGGCGAACCTGTCGTGGTTCGCGGGGCTCGGTCGGATCACCCACGATTTCCGTGATCCGGCGGATTTCGGAGGCGTGGTCGACATACAGAACACCCTGGTCGGCGTCATGGCGATCTGTGCCGTCACTGCCGATTCGGACGACCAGCAGGCACGCACCCTCGCGGCCGTCACGCGCTGGGTCGAAGGGTCGCTGACGGACTCACCCGGGGTCGAAGGCGGCATCAAGCCCGATGGGACGATCTTCCATCACATGGGCCCCTATCCCGACTACGGTCGTGACGCACTCGGCGGCTTGACACCCATCGTCGCGCTCCTGCACGGCACGGCGTTCGGGTTGGCCGCCCCGGCCCGTCGCGCGCTCCGACGCGCCCTTCTCACAATGCGTCTGTATGCGAACACGATGCAGTGGCCGCTGTCTCTCGCCGGACGGCATCCCACTGGCGTCACCGGCATGAGCATCGGCCCGTTCCAGCAGCTCGCGGCGATCTCGTTCCCTGGGGAGGACGGTGACTACGACCGCGAGATCGGCGCCGCCTACCTGCGATTGCTTCCCCCCAATGCCAGTGCTGCACAGCGCTCCCTCGCCGCGGATCTGCGTGAAGCCGGCATCACCGCGGAGCCGGCGCCCTCAGGGCACCGCGCGCTCGGCTACGCCGCCTGCGGCCTCCATCGTCGCGATGAATGGCTCGTGACCCTGCGTGGCCACAACCGCTACCTCTGGTCGGCGGAGATCTACGAGGGCGCGAACATGTATGGGCGCTACCTGACATACGGCTCAGTCGAAGTGCAGTCGCAGCGGGACGATGCCGGTCAGATCACGCACGCAGCCAATGGCTTCGTGCAGCCGGGCTGGGATTGGAACCGCATTCCCGGAGCGACCACGCGCCACCTTCCGTGGGCAGAGCTGCGAGCCGACCTGACGGGTACGATCGAGCAGATGCCGCTGACGAAGTCGGCGTTCGGCGGTGCGGGGTCCTGGAAGGGAACGCACGGCGTCTTCGGGATGCATCTCATCGAGCATCCGAAGTTCGATCCGACGCACACCGCGAAGATCTCCCGGTTCAGCTTCGATGACATCGTCATCTGCCTGGGCAGCGACATCGGCAACTCGGACTCGTCACACGAGACCGAGACGACCCTGTACCAGGTGGCCGTGTCACCGGCGGACGCGGACGGCTCGGACGGCATCGCCGACCTGGCCGCCGGAACGGGCATCACGGATCCCCACGGCAACGGCTTCTACGTCGCTGGCGACCAACGGCTGCGACGCATCAGGGCCGTGCAGTCGGGCCCCGATCAGACCGATGCCCAGACAGCGGAGGCGCCGTACGCCACGGCTGTCCTCGCGCACGGCACGGCGCCGCGCGATGGCGGCTACGAGTACGCACTCGTCGTGGGAGTCGGCGCGCAGGGCATCGCCGAGTTCACCACGGCGATGAGCGGAGACCGGGCGCCGTACGCCGTGATGCGGAAGGACTCCTCCGCGCACGTCGTGAGTCACCGCGCATCGGGAGTCACCGGCGCGGCGTGCTTCGATTCCGTGGACGACCTCGACGAAGCGGTGAGATCCGTCGACGGTCCCGCATTGCTGATGTGGGCCACCGTCGGGCCTCAACTGGCCCTGTCCGTCACGGATCCCGACCTGCACCTGTACACAGGCGAGGACGCCGATCAGTACGACGCCGACGGCGTGTATGTCGGCGACAAGACCAGCTTCTCGCGACCATGGCGGCGAAGCCCCAGTGCGCCGTCGTGGCGGACGATCGTGCTCGCCGGCGCTTGGACCTGCGATGCGGCCGACGTCGAGGTTTCGTCAGGGTCGGGGACGACGACCCTTCGGGTGCAGTGCCGAGACGCCGCGACGAGGGATCTGATACTGAACCCGGCGTAG
- a CDS encoding VOC family protein: MAHGDITHIDIPVGDMARATAFYSGLFGWNIAEMPGFEGYPMWRAPNGISGGGLAPRDDGFTQPRSYVEVDSIDDTVAAAKAAGGTVAMERSPITETSAWAVIVDPDGNHIGLFEGVVGG; the protein is encoded by the coding sequence ATGGCACACGGTGACATCACCCACATCGACATCCCGGTGGGTGACATGGCGAGGGCGACAGCCTTCTACTCGGGGCTGTTCGGGTGGAACATCGCTGAGATGCCCGGGTTCGAGGGCTATCCGATGTGGCGGGCGCCGAACGGGATCTCCGGTGGCGGGCTCGCCCCGCGAGACGACGGATTCACCCAGCCGCGCTCGTACGTCGAAGTCGACTCGATCGACGACACGGTTGCCGCCGCCAAGGCTGCCGGGGGCACGGTCGCGATGGAGCGCTCGCCGATCACCGAGACCAGCGCCTGGGCGGTGATCGTCGATCCCGACGGCAACCACATCGGCCTTTTCGAGGGGGTCGTCGGCGGCTAG
- a CDS encoding acetylxylan esterase has product MTGSPPFDTWFPDAAFDGSYGFTLETLRAVSPIAAPAGFAETWRRWRAEARDVDAAPRVLSMQQRGRRRVSLVELSGVDGVHLRAWLVEPVSGAARVGIVHSHGYGGRDRVEFGRVPSDAAAIFPVARGLGALNAGVGAPEPVEQHVLAGLTDPDVYVPGLCARDLWLAADALIDLAGDLPLYFVGESFGGGIGALAVPWDDRYIGATLAVPTFGQYDERLAVPCLGSGEFQRMHVQRHPEARDQLRLFDSSTSAAFFTIPVRVEAALWDQSVPPQGQFAVANAVPAALLELEVLPAGHAEYPGLARVTVDARRAGLAHLDRALAPA; this is encoded by the coding sequence GTGACCGGGTCTCCACCATTCGACACCTGGTTCCCCGACGCCGCATTCGACGGCAGCTACGGCTTCACCCTCGAAACGCTGCGCGCGGTCTCGCCGATCGCCGCGCCGGCGGGCTTCGCCGAGACGTGGCGACGCTGGCGAGCGGAGGCCCGCGACGTGGATGCTGCGCCGCGCGTGCTGTCGATGCAGCAGCGCGGGCGTCGGCGGGTCTCGCTGGTCGAGCTCTCGGGCGTCGACGGCGTGCATCTGCGGGCGTGGCTCGTCGAGCCTGTCAGCGGTGCGGCGCGCGTCGGCATCGTGCACAGCCATGGGTACGGCGGGCGCGATCGCGTCGAGTTCGGCCGGGTGCCGTCGGATGCTGCCGCGATCTTCCCCGTCGCGCGAGGGCTCGGTGCGCTGAACGCGGGGGTGGGTGCGCCGGAGCCTGTTGAGCAGCACGTGCTCGCTGGCCTGACAGACCCCGATGTGTACGTGCCAGGCCTCTGCGCGCGCGACCTCTGGCTCGCTGCGGACGCACTCATCGACCTGGCCGGCGACCTTCCTCTCTACTTCGTCGGCGAGAGCTTCGGCGGCGGCATCGGTGCACTGGCTGTGCCGTGGGATGACCGGTACATCGGCGCGACGTTGGCCGTTCCGACGTTCGGGCAGTACGACGAGCGGCTGGCGGTGCCGTGCCTGGGCAGTGGCGAGTTCCAGCGGATGCACGTGCAGCGGCATCCTGAGGCGCGCGATCAGCTGCGACTGTTCGACTCGTCGACGTCGGCGGCGTTCTTCACGATCCCGGTGCGGGTCGAGGCGGCGCTGTGGGATCAGTCCGTGCCGCCACAAGGGCAGTTCGCCGTCGCGAACGCCGTGCCGGCCGCACTGCTCGAGTTGGAGGTGCTGCCCGCCGGCCATGCCGAGTATCCCGGGCTCGCCAGGGTCACCGTCGACGCGCGCCGCGCCGGCCTCGCGCACCTCGACCGCGCGCTGGCACCCGCCTGA
- a CDS encoding CGNR zinc finger domain-containing protein codes for MRFTDDTEEALRAAVALVNSAEPPESFDLAEFLSEYPYTGRIDRDDAEARSLRDLRPRLRDMLLAPRDDMAAQVNNALADVILTPRLARHDGADWHLHAVADYHPLSERILVETAMALIDVIRTDEGSRISICADEECQALALDLSRNRSKRYCSTTCANRNAVAAYRARQADAS; via the coding sequence GTGAGGTTCACCGATGACACGGAAGAGGCGCTGCGCGCTGCCGTCGCCCTGGTGAACTCGGCCGAGCCGCCGGAGTCGTTCGACCTCGCGGAGTTCCTGAGCGAGTACCCCTACACCGGTCGGATCGACCGCGACGATGCAGAAGCCCGCTCTTTGCGGGACCTTCGCCCGCGGCTGCGCGACATGCTGCTCGCGCCGCGCGACGACATGGCTGCTCAGGTCAACAACGCACTCGCCGACGTCATCCTCACTCCGCGGCTGGCGCGCCACGACGGCGCCGACTGGCACCTGCACGCGGTCGCCGACTACCACCCCCTGTCTGAACGGATCCTTGTCGAGACGGCGATGGCGCTGATCGACGTGATCCGCACCGACGAGGGCAGCCGCATCAGCATCTGCGCCGATGAGGAGTGTCAGGCTCTCGCCCTCGACCTCTCCCGCAACCGGTCGAAGCGGTACTGCTCGACGACCTGCGCGAACCGCAACGCCGTGGCGGCCTATCGTGCGCGGCAGGCGGACGCGTCGTGA
- a CDS encoding DMT family transporter — MTALTHDTRHPSVSTGLLVAVGAAFAFGMSGAWARGLIDAGWTPGAAVTARIWVAALVLLAPTIIALRGRWGLVRKNAGMIVIYGLLAVTATQLFYFQAVAVMDVGIALLIEYTAPVAVVLWLWVRRGERPSRRSILGALVAFIGLVLMLDVLTGARIDVGGILWALGAMVGAATYFVLSGRGDTGLPPIALAGLGLALGAVGLTVAGLVGVLPMEWNTDDVAYRFGTLPWFVPVLAIGVLATALAYVLGITSTRMLGSRLASFVALAEVVAALLFGWMLLGQLPGTVQLIGGVLVLVGVVLVKLGEPVTQELVEPLPEPV, encoded by the coding sequence ATGACCGCTTTGACCCATGACACCCGCCACCCGAGCGTCAGCACCGGGTTGCTCGTCGCCGTCGGCGCAGCTTTCGCGTTCGGCATGTCGGGCGCGTGGGCGCGAGGCCTCATCGATGCGGGGTGGACGCCTGGCGCCGCCGTCACCGCGCGCATCTGGGTCGCAGCCCTCGTGCTCCTGGCCCCGACGATCATCGCGCTGCGCGGACGCTGGGGCCTCGTGCGCAAGAACGCGGGCATGATCGTCATATACGGCCTGCTCGCGGTGACCGCCACGCAGCTGTTCTACTTCCAGGCCGTTGCCGTGATGGACGTCGGCATCGCCCTGCTGATCGAGTACACCGCTCCGGTCGCAGTCGTGCTGTGGCTCTGGGTGCGCCGCGGCGAACGGCCGAGCCGGCGCAGCATCCTCGGCGCGCTCGTCGCATTCATCGGACTGGTGCTGATGCTCGATGTGCTCACCGGCGCACGGATCGATGTCGGTGGCATCCTGTGGGCGCTCGGCGCCATGGTGGGAGCGGCGACGTACTTCGTGCTCTCCGGCCGCGGCGACACCGGCCTGCCGCCGATCGCCCTCGCCGGGCTCGGCCTGGCGCTCGGCGCCGTCGGGCTCACCGTCGCAGGGCTCGTCGGCGTGCTGCCGATGGAGTGGAACACCGACGACGTCGCCTACCGCTTCGGCACGCTGCCGTGGTTCGTGCCCGTGCTCGCCATCGGCGTGCTCGCGACAGCCCTCGCGTACGTGCTGGGGATCACCTCGACGCGGATGCTCGGCTCACGACTCGCGTCGTTCGTGGCGCTCGCCGAGGTGGTTGCGGCACTGCTGTTCGGGTGGATGCTGCTCGGCCAGCTCCCCGGGACCGTGCAGCTCATCGGGGGAGTGCTCGTGCTGGTCGGCGTCGTGCTGGTCAAACTCGGCGAGCCCGTCACGCAGGAGCTGGTCGAGCCGCTGCCTGAACCCGTGTGA
- a CDS encoding ABC transporter permease, whose product MSTHFMADTSVLTGRSLRHIFRSADTIITTAVTPIALLLLFVFVFGGALRQSIGSGSYVNYLLPGILLIAIASGIAYTAFRLFTDLQGGIFERFHSMPIARSSVLWAHVLTSMVANAITVAIIFGVGFAMGFRTSASVWAWLAVIGILMLFTLALTWLAVIAGLSAKTVDGASAFSYPLIFLPFISSAFVPTETMPGPVRWFAENQPVTSIVNSIQALFAGTPVGSDIWVALAWCIGILVIAYVIAMRIYRRRIG is encoded by the coding sequence ATGAGCACTCACTTCATGGCCGACACCAGCGTGTTGACCGGCCGGTCGCTGCGGCACATCTTCCGCAGTGCCGACACCATCATCACCACAGCCGTCACCCCCATCGCGCTGCTGCTGCTGTTCGTCTTCGTCTTCGGCGGGGCGCTGCGGCAGAGCATCGGCTCCGGCAGCTACGTGAACTACCTGCTGCCGGGCATCCTGCTCATCGCGATCGCGTCTGGCATCGCCTACACGGCGTTCCGACTGTTCACCGACCTGCAGGGCGGCATCTTCGAACGCTTCCACTCCATGCCGATCGCGCGATCGAGTGTGCTGTGGGCGCACGTGCTGACGTCGATGGTCGCGAACGCGATCACCGTGGCGATCATCTTCGGCGTCGGCTTCGCGATGGGCTTCCGCACCTCGGCGAGCGTGTGGGCGTGGCTGGCGGTGATCGGCATCCTGATGCTCTTCACCCTGGCACTGACCTGGCTCGCCGTCATCGCTGGCCTGTCGGCCAAGACGGTCGACGGGGCGAGTGCGTTCTCGTACCCGCTGATCTTCCTGCCGTTCATCAGCTCGGCGTTCGTGCCGACCGAGACCATGCCAGGGCCCGTGCGCTGGTTCGCCGAGAACCAGCCGGTCACTTCGATCGTGAACTCGATCCAGGCGCTGTTCGCCGGCACGCCGGTCGGCAGTGACATCTGGGTCGCCCTGGCCTGGTGCATCGGCATCCTGGTGATCGCCTACGTGATCGCCATGCGGATCTACCGCCGCCGGATCGGGTGA